A region from the Hirundo rustica isolate bHirRus1 chromosome 20, bHirRus1.pri.v3, whole genome shotgun sequence genome encodes:
- the STRBP gene encoding spermatid perinuclear RNA-binding protein isoform X5 produces MWLSLSQFCTACDFICSSSKAVSDWPFACSKRSIRSFANDDRHVMVKHSTIYPSPEELEAVQNMVSTVECALKHVSDWLDEKNKSAKCEGDVEAKEEAAEGTAKDQGGRTLCGVMRIGLVAKGLLIKDDMDLELVLMCKEKPTKTLLSIVKDNLPAQIQKLTEEKYLVEEHVNEAAIVIHNTKEPKLTLKVILTSPLIRDEAEKKEGDNVAMKDPPDLLDRQKCLEALASLRHAKWFQARANGLKSCVIVLRILRDLCNRVPTWAPLKGWPLELICEKSIGTCNRPLGAGEALRRVMECLASGILLPGGPGLYDPCEREPTDALSYMTVQQKEAITHSAQHALRLSAFGQIYKVLEMDPLPSNKSFQKYSWSVTDKEGTGSSALKRPFEDSVGDDKDPNKKMKRNLRKILDSKAIDLMNALMRLNQIRPGLQYKLLSQSGPVHAPVFTMSVDVDGTTYEASGPSKKTAKLHVAVKVLQAMGYPTGFDADVECVSSDEKSDTEGKNETTSSISSNNNTGNSTADTSSTLEVRTQGPILTASGKNPVMELNEKRRGLKYELISETGGSHDKRFVMEVEVDGQKFRGAGPNKKVAKASAALAALEKLFSGPNAANNKKKKILPQTKGVVNTAVSAAVQAVRGRGRGALTRGAFVGAAAATGYITPGYGAPYGYSTAAPAYGLPKRMVLLPVMKFPTYPVPHYSFF; encoded by the exons TGGCTGAGCCTCTCACAGTTCTGTACTGCCTGTGACttcatctgcagcagcagcaaagccgTGAGCGATTGGCCCTTTGCCTGTTCCAAG AGATCGATCCGATCTTTTGCTAACGATGACCGCCACGTAATGGTGAAACATTCAACCATTTACCCATCTCCAGAGGAGCTTGAAGCTGTCCAGAACATGGTGTCAACAGTAGAATGTGCCCTTAAGCATGTCTCTGACTGGCTGGATGAAAAGAACAAGTCTGCAAAGTGTGAAGGTGATGTGGAAGCCaaggaggaagctgcagaaggcACTGCCAA GGATCAAGGTGGTCGGACGTTATGTGGCGTTATGAGAATTGGCTTGGTTGCAAAGGGCTTGCTGATCAAAGATGATATGGATCTGGAGCTGGTTCTCATGTgcaaagaaaaacccacaaagaccTTGTTAAGTATCGTTAAAGACAATCTCCCAGCTCAAATTCAG AAACTTACAGAAGAGAAGTATCTGGTGGAGGAGCATGTAAATGAGGCAGCTATTGTTATCCATAACACAAAGGAGCCCAAGCTCACTTTGAAGGTGATACTCACATCCCCTCTCATCCGAGATGAAgcagagaagaaggaaggag ATAATGTTGCGATGAAAGATCCTCCGGACTTATTGGACAGGCAGAAATGCCTGGAGGCCTTGGCGTCTCTGCGGCACGCCAAATGGTTTCAG gcCAGGGCAAATGGACTAAAATCATGTGTAATTGTCCTTCGTATTCTGCGGGATTTGTGCAACAGAGTCCCCACATGGGCACCGCTGAAAGGCTGG CCACTCGAGCTTATATGTGAAAAATCTATAGGTACTTGTAATAGACCTTTGGGTGCTGGGGAAGCCTTGCGACGAGTGATGGAGTGTTTGGCGTCTGGAATTCTGCTTCCTG ggGGCCCGGGGCTGTACGACCCCTGCGAGCGTGAGCCCACGGATGCTTTGTCTTACATGACAGTTCAGCAAAAAGAAGCCATCACACACAGTGCTCAG CATGCACTCAGATTATCAGCCTTTGGGCAGATCTATAAAGTTTTGGAAATGGATCCCCTCCCATCAAATAAgtcatttcagaaatattcctgGTCAGTAACTGATAAAGAAG GTACAGGCTCATCTGCTCTGAAGAGACCATTTGAAGACAGTGTTGGAGATGATAAAGATCCAAATAAAAAGATGAAGCGTAATCTGAGGAAAA TACTAGATAGTAAAGCAATAGATCTCATGAATGCTCTGATGAGGCTGAACCAAATCAGGCCAGGGCTTCAGTATAAGCTGCTGTCACAGTCTGGTCCAGTCCATGCCCCAGTCTTCACAATGTCTGTAGATGTTGATGGTACGACTTATGAAGCATCAGGACCTTCTAAGAAAACAGCCAAGCTCCATGTGGCAGTGAAG GTTTTACAAGCGATGGGGTATCCAACAGGTTTTGATGCAGATGTGGAGTGTGTAAGTTCTGATGAAAAATCAGATACTGAAggtaaaaatgaaacaacatcTTCAATCTCAAGCAATAATAATACTGGAAATTCCACAGCTGACACCTCTTCTACCCTAGAG GTAAGAACTCAGGGTCCCATTCTCACAGCAAGTGGCAAAAACCCAGTGATGGAACTCAATGAAAAGAGAAGAGGTCTGAAGTACGAGCTCATTTCCGAGACAGGGGGAAGCCACGACAAGCGCTTTGTCATGGAG GTAGAAGTAGATGGGCAGAAGTTCAGAGGTGCAGGCCCAAACAAGAAAGTAGCAAAAGCAAGTGCTGCATTAGCAGCActtgaaaaactgttttctggGCCTAATGCAGcaaataacaagaaaaagaagattctTCCTCAG ACTAAAGGCGTTGTCAATacagctgtttctgcagcagTCCAAGCTGTTCGAGGCAGAGGACGAGGTGCTTTAACGCGAGGGGCATTTGTTGGGGCAGCTGCCGCTACTGGATACATAACACCAG GCTATGGAGCACCATACGGatacagcacagcagcaccagcctaCG GTTTACCCAAGAGAATGGTTCTGTTACCAGTTATGAAATTCCCAACTTACCCCGTTCCCCACTACTCATTCTTTTAG
- the STRBP gene encoding spermatid perinuclear RNA-binding protein isoform X2: protein MWLSLSQFCTACDFICSSSKAVSDWPFACSKRSIRSFANDDRHVMVKHSTIYPSPEELEAVQNMVSTVECALKHVSDWLDEKNKSAKCEGDVEAKEEAAEGTAKDQGGRTLCGVMRIGLVAKGLLIKDDMDLELVLMCKEKPTKTLLSIVKDNLPAQIQKLTEEKYLVEEHVNEAAIVIHNTKEPKLTLKVILTSPLIRDEAEKKEGVDNVAMKDPPDLLDRQKCLEALASLRHAKWFQARANGLKSCVIVLRILRDLCNRVPTWAPLKGWPLELICEKSIGTCNRPLGAGEALRRVMECLASGILLPGGPGLYDPCEREPTDALSYMTVQQKEAITHSAQHALRLSAFGQIYKVLEMDPLPSNKSFQKYSWSVTDKEGTGSSALKRPFEDSVGDDKDPNKKMKRNLRKILDSKAIDLMNALMRLNQIRPGLQYKLLSQSGPVHAPVFTMSVDVDGTTYEASGPSKKTAKLHVAVKVLQAMGYPTGFDADVECVSSDEKSDTEGKNETTSSISSNNNTGNSTADTSSTLEVRTQGPILTASGKNPVMELNEKRRGLKYELISETGGSHDKRFVMEVEVDGQKFRGAGPNKKVAKASAALAALEKLFSGPNAANNKKKKILPQTKGVVNTAVSAAVQAVRGRGRGALTRGAFVGAAAATGYITPGYGAPYGYSTAAPAYGGFFIDSPYCQPLSIAPFIIHLGPQDFFSDF, encoded by the exons TGGCTGAGCCTCTCACAGTTCTGTACTGCCTGTGACttcatctgcagcagcagcaaagccgTGAGCGATTGGCCCTTTGCCTGTTCCAAG AGATCGATCCGATCTTTTGCTAACGATGACCGCCACGTAATGGTGAAACATTCAACCATTTACCCATCTCCAGAGGAGCTTGAAGCTGTCCAGAACATGGTGTCAACAGTAGAATGTGCCCTTAAGCATGTCTCTGACTGGCTGGATGAAAAGAACAAGTCTGCAAAGTGTGAAGGTGATGTGGAAGCCaaggaggaagctgcagaaggcACTGCCAA GGATCAAGGTGGTCGGACGTTATGTGGCGTTATGAGAATTGGCTTGGTTGCAAAGGGCTTGCTGATCAAAGATGATATGGATCTGGAGCTGGTTCTCATGTgcaaagaaaaacccacaaagaccTTGTTAAGTATCGTTAAAGACAATCTCCCAGCTCAAATTCAG AAACTTACAGAAGAGAAGTATCTGGTGGAGGAGCATGTAAATGAGGCAGCTATTGTTATCCATAACACAAAGGAGCCCAAGCTCACTTTGAAGGTGATACTCACATCCCCTCTCATCCGAGATGAAgcagagaagaaggaaggag TAGATAATGTTGCGATGAAAGATCCTCCGGACTTATTGGACAGGCAGAAATGCCTGGAGGCCTTGGCGTCTCTGCGGCACGCCAAATGGTTTCAG gcCAGGGCAAATGGACTAAAATCATGTGTAATTGTCCTTCGTATTCTGCGGGATTTGTGCAACAGAGTCCCCACATGGGCACCGCTGAAAGGCTGG CCACTCGAGCTTATATGTGAAAAATCTATAGGTACTTGTAATAGACCTTTGGGTGCTGGGGAAGCCTTGCGACGAGTGATGGAGTGTTTGGCGTCTGGAATTCTGCTTCCTG ggGGCCCGGGGCTGTACGACCCCTGCGAGCGTGAGCCCACGGATGCTTTGTCTTACATGACAGTTCAGCAAAAAGAAGCCATCACACACAGTGCTCAG CATGCACTCAGATTATCAGCCTTTGGGCAGATCTATAAAGTTTTGGAAATGGATCCCCTCCCATCAAATAAgtcatttcagaaatattcctgGTCAGTAACTGATAAAGAAG GTACAGGCTCATCTGCTCTGAAGAGACCATTTGAAGACAGTGTTGGAGATGATAAAGATCCAAATAAAAAGATGAAGCGTAATCTGAGGAAAA TACTAGATAGTAAAGCAATAGATCTCATGAATGCTCTGATGAGGCTGAACCAAATCAGGCCAGGGCTTCAGTATAAGCTGCTGTCACAGTCTGGTCCAGTCCATGCCCCAGTCTTCACAATGTCTGTAGATGTTGATGGTACGACTTATGAAGCATCAGGACCTTCTAAGAAAACAGCCAAGCTCCATGTGGCAGTGAAG GTTTTACAAGCGATGGGGTATCCAACAGGTTTTGATGCAGATGTGGAGTGTGTAAGTTCTGATGAAAAATCAGATACTGAAggtaaaaatgaaacaacatcTTCAATCTCAAGCAATAATAATACTGGAAATTCCACAGCTGACACCTCTTCTACCCTAGAG GTAAGAACTCAGGGTCCCATTCTCACAGCAAGTGGCAAAAACCCAGTGATGGAACTCAATGAAAAGAGAAGAGGTCTGAAGTACGAGCTCATTTCCGAGACAGGGGGAAGCCACGACAAGCGCTTTGTCATGGAG GTAGAAGTAGATGGGCAGAAGTTCAGAGGTGCAGGCCCAAACAAGAAAGTAGCAAAAGCAAGTGCTGCATTAGCAGCActtgaaaaactgttttctggGCCTAATGCAGcaaataacaagaaaaagaagattctTCCTCAG ACTAAAGGCGTTGTCAATacagctgtttctgcagcagTCCAAGCTGTTCGAGGCAGAGGACGAGGTGCTTTAACGCGAGGGGCATTTGTTGGGGCAGCTGCCGCTACTGGATACATAACACCAG GCTATGGAGCACCATACGGatacagcacagcagcaccagcctaCG GTGGTTTTTTCATTGACAGTCCCTATTGCCAGCCTCTCAGCATCGCACCTTTTATTATTCACTTGGGCCCTCAAGATTTCTTCTCTGACTTCTAG
- the STRBP gene encoding spermatid perinuclear RNA-binding protein isoform X8, translated as MRSIRSFANDDRHVMVKHSTIYPSPEELEAVQNMVSTVECALKHVSDWLDEKNKSAKCEGDVEAKEEAAEGTAKDQGGRTLCGVMRIGLVAKGLLIKDDMDLELVLMCKEKPTKTLLSIVKDNLPAQIQKLTEEKYLVEEHVNEAAIVIHNTKEPKLTLKVILTSPLIRDEAEKKEGDNVAMKDPPDLLDRQKCLEALASLRHAKWFQARANGLKSCVIVLRILRDLCNRVPTWAPLKGWPLELICEKSIGTCNRPLGAGEALRRVMECLASGILLPGGPGLYDPCEREPTDALSYMTVQQKEAITHSAQHALRLSAFGQIYKVLEMDPLPSNKSFQKYSWSVTDKEGTGSSALKRPFEDSVGDDKDPNKKMKRNLRKILDSKAIDLMNALMRLNQIRPGLQYKLLSQSGPVHAPVFTMSVDVDGTTYEASGPSKKTAKLHVAVKVLQAMGYPTGFDADVECVSSDEKSDTEGKNETTSSISSNNNTGNSTADTSSTLEVRTQGPILTASGKNPVMELNEKRRGLKYELISETGGSHDKRFVMEVEVDGQKFRGAGPNKKVAKASAALAALEKLFSGPNAANNKKKKILPQTKGVVNTAVSAAVQAVRGRGRGALTRGAFVGAAAATGYITPGYGAPYGYSTAAPAYGGFFIDSPYCQPLSIAPFIIHLGPQDFFSDF; from the exons AGATCGATCCGATCTTTTGCTAACGATGACCGCCACGTAATGGTGAAACATTCAACCATTTACCCATCTCCAGAGGAGCTTGAAGCTGTCCAGAACATGGTGTCAACAGTAGAATGTGCCCTTAAGCATGTCTCTGACTGGCTGGATGAAAAGAACAAGTCTGCAAAGTGTGAAGGTGATGTGGAAGCCaaggaggaagctgcagaaggcACTGCCAA GGATCAAGGTGGTCGGACGTTATGTGGCGTTATGAGAATTGGCTTGGTTGCAAAGGGCTTGCTGATCAAAGATGATATGGATCTGGAGCTGGTTCTCATGTgcaaagaaaaacccacaaagaccTTGTTAAGTATCGTTAAAGACAATCTCCCAGCTCAAATTCAG AAACTTACAGAAGAGAAGTATCTGGTGGAGGAGCATGTAAATGAGGCAGCTATTGTTATCCATAACACAAAGGAGCCCAAGCTCACTTTGAAGGTGATACTCACATCCCCTCTCATCCGAGATGAAgcagagaagaaggaaggag ATAATGTTGCGATGAAAGATCCTCCGGACTTATTGGACAGGCAGAAATGCCTGGAGGCCTTGGCGTCTCTGCGGCACGCCAAATGGTTTCAG gcCAGGGCAAATGGACTAAAATCATGTGTAATTGTCCTTCGTATTCTGCGGGATTTGTGCAACAGAGTCCCCACATGGGCACCGCTGAAAGGCTGG CCACTCGAGCTTATATGTGAAAAATCTATAGGTACTTGTAATAGACCTTTGGGTGCTGGGGAAGCCTTGCGACGAGTGATGGAGTGTTTGGCGTCTGGAATTCTGCTTCCTG ggGGCCCGGGGCTGTACGACCCCTGCGAGCGTGAGCCCACGGATGCTTTGTCTTACATGACAGTTCAGCAAAAAGAAGCCATCACACACAGTGCTCAG CATGCACTCAGATTATCAGCCTTTGGGCAGATCTATAAAGTTTTGGAAATGGATCCCCTCCCATCAAATAAgtcatttcagaaatattcctgGTCAGTAACTGATAAAGAAG GTACAGGCTCATCTGCTCTGAAGAGACCATTTGAAGACAGTGTTGGAGATGATAAAGATCCAAATAAAAAGATGAAGCGTAATCTGAGGAAAA TACTAGATAGTAAAGCAATAGATCTCATGAATGCTCTGATGAGGCTGAACCAAATCAGGCCAGGGCTTCAGTATAAGCTGCTGTCACAGTCTGGTCCAGTCCATGCCCCAGTCTTCACAATGTCTGTAGATGTTGATGGTACGACTTATGAAGCATCAGGACCTTCTAAGAAAACAGCCAAGCTCCATGTGGCAGTGAAG GTTTTACAAGCGATGGGGTATCCAACAGGTTTTGATGCAGATGTGGAGTGTGTAAGTTCTGATGAAAAATCAGATACTGAAggtaaaaatgaaacaacatcTTCAATCTCAAGCAATAATAATACTGGAAATTCCACAGCTGACACCTCTTCTACCCTAGAG GTAAGAACTCAGGGTCCCATTCTCACAGCAAGTGGCAAAAACCCAGTGATGGAACTCAATGAAAAGAGAAGAGGTCTGAAGTACGAGCTCATTTCCGAGACAGGGGGAAGCCACGACAAGCGCTTTGTCATGGAG GTAGAAGTAGATGGGCAGAAGTTCAGAGGTGCAGGCCCAAACAAGAAAGTAGCAAAAGCAAGTGCTGCATTAGCAGCActtgaaaaactgttttctggGCCTAATGCAGcaaataacaagaaaaagaagattctTCCTCAG ACTAAAGGCGTTGTCAATacagctgtttctgcagcagTCCAAGCTGTTCGAGGCAGAGGACGAGGTGCTTTAACGCGAGGGGCATTTGTTGGGGCAGCTGCCGCTACTGGATACATAACACCAG GCTATGGAGCACCATACGGatacagcacagcagcaccagcctaCG GTGGTTTTTTCATTGACAGTCCCTATTGCCAGCCTCTCAGCATCGCACCTTTTATTATTCACTTGGGCCCTCAAGATTTCTTCTCTGACTTCTAG
- the STRBP gene encoding spermatid perinuclear RNA-binding protein isoform X6: MRSIRSFANDDRHVMVKHSTIYPSPEELEAVQNMVSTVECALKHVSDWLDEKNKSAKCEGDVEAKEEAAEGTAKDQGGRTLCGVMRIGLVAKGLLIKDDMDLELVLMCKEKPTKTLLSIVKDNLPAQIQKLTEEKYLVEEHVNEAAIVIHNTKEPKLTLKVILTSPLIRDEAEKKEGVDNVAMKDPPDLLDRQKCLEALASLRHAKWFQARANGLKSCVIVLRILRDLCNRVPTWAPLKGWPLELICEKSIGTCNRPLGAGEALRRVMECLASGILLPGGPGLYDPCEREPTDALSYMTVQQKEAITHSAQHALRLSAFGQIYKVLEMDPLPSNKSFQKYSWSVTDKEGTGSSALKRPFEDSVGDDKDPNKKMKRNLRKILDSKAIDLMNALMRLNQIRPGLQYKLLSQSGPVHAPVFTMSVDVDGTTYEASGPSKKTAKLHVAVKVLQAMGYPTGFDADVECVSSDEKSDTEGKNETTSSISSNNNTGNSTADTSSTLEVRTQGPILTASGKNPVMELNEKRRGLKYELISETGGSHDKRFVMEVEVDGQKFRGAGPNKKVAKASAALAALEKLFSGPNAANNKKKKILPQTKGVVNTAVSAAVQAVRGRGRGALTRGAFVGAAAATGYITPGYGAPYGYSTAAPAYGTYSPLINTLEIMQKLLWQFKCGSPRRNSKRFKLLNHDNTTTFMP, translated from the exons AGATCGATCCGATCTTTTGCTAACGATGACCGCCACGTAATGGTGAAACATTCAACCATTTACCCATCTCCAGAGGAGCTTGAAGCTGTCCAGAACATGGTGTCAACAGTAGAATGTGCCCTTAAGCATGTCTCTGACTGGCTGGATGAAAAGAACAAGTCTGCAAAGTGTGAAGGTGATGTGGAAGCCaaggaggaagctgcagaaggcACTGCCAA GGATCAAGGTGGTCGGACGTTATGTGGCGTTATGAGAATTGGCTTGGTTGCAAAGGGCTTGCTGATCAAAGATGATATGGATCTGGAGCTGGTTCTCATGTgcaaagaaaaacccacaaagaccTTGTTAAGTATCGTTAAAGACAATCTCCCAGCTCAAATTCAG AAACTTACAGAAGAGAAGTATCTGGTGGAGGAGCATGTAAATGAGGCAGCTATTGTTATCCATAACACAAAGGAGCCCAAGCTCACTTTGAAGGTGATACTCACATCCCCTCTCATCCGAGATGAAgcagagaagaaggaaggag TAGATAATGTTGCGATGAAAGATCCTCCGGACTTATTGGACAGGCAGAAATGCCTGGAGGCCTTGGCGTCTCTGCGGCACGCCAAATGGTTTCAG gcCAGGGCAAATGGACTAAAATCATGTGTAATTGTCCTTCGTATTCTGCGGGATTTGTGCAACAGAGTCCCCACATGGGCACCGCTGAAAGGCTGG CCACTCGAGCTTATATGTGAAAAATCTATAGGTACTTGTAATAGACCTTTGGGTGCTGGGGAAGCCTTGCGACGAGTGATGGAGTGTTTGGCGTCTGGAATTCTGCTTCCTG ggGGCCCGGGGCTGTACGACCCCTGCGAGCGTGAGCCCACGGATGCTTTGTCTTACATGACAGTTCAGCAAAAAGAAGCCATCACACACAGTGCTCAG CATGCACTCAGATTATCAGCCTTTGGGCAGATCTATAAAGTTTTGGAAATGGATCCCCTCCCATCAAATAAgtcatttcagaaatattcctgGTCAGTAACTGATAAAGAAG GTACAGGCTCATCTGCTCTGAAGAGACCATTTGAAGACAGTGTTGGAGATGATAAAGATCCAAATAAAAAGATGAAGCGTAATCTGAGGAAAA TACTAGATAGTAAAGCAATAGATCTCATGAATGCTCTGATGAGGCTGAACCAAATCAGGCCAGGGCTTCAGTATAAGCTGCTGTCACAGTCTGGTCCAGTCCATGCCCCAGTCTTCACAATGTCTGTAGATGTTGATGGTACGACTTATGAAGCATCAGGACCTTCTAAGAAAACAGCCAAGCTCCATGTGGCAGTGAAG GTTTTACAAGCGATGGGGTATCCAACAGGTTTTGATGCAGATGTGGAGTGTGTAAGTTCTGATGAAAAATCAGATACTGAAggtaaaaatgaaacaacatcTTCAATCTCAAGCAATAATAATACTGGAAATTCCACAGCTGACACCTCTTCTACCCTAGAG GTAAGAACTCAGGGTCCCATTCTCACAGCAAGTGGCAAAAACCCAGTGATGGAACTCAATGAAAAGAGAAGAGGTCTGAAGTACGAGCTCATTTCCGAGACAGGGGGAAGCCACGACAAGCGCTTTGTCATGGAG GTAGAAGTAGATGGGCAGAAGTTCAGAGGTGCAGGCCCAAACAAGAAAGTAGCAAAAGCAAGTGCTGCATTAGCAGCActtgaaaaactgttttctggGCCTAATGCAGcaaataacaagaaaaagaagattctTCCTCAG ACTAAAGGCGTTGTCAATacagctgtttctgcagcagTCCAAGCTGTTCGAGGCAGAGGACGAGGTGCTTTAACGCGAGGGGCATTTGTTGGGGCAGCTGCCGCTACTGGATACATAACACCAG GCTATGGAGCACCATACGGatacagcacagcagcaccagcctaCGGTACGTACAGCCCTCTAATTAACACCTTAGAAATTATGCAGAAACTGTTGTGGCAGTTCAAATGTGGCAGTCCAAGGAGAAATTCAAAGAGATTTAAGCTCTTAAACCATGACAACACCACCACTTTTATGCCATAA
- the STRBP gene encoding spermatid perinuclear RNA-binding protein isoform X9, producing the protein MRSIRSFANDDRHVMVKHSTIYPSPEELEAVQNMVSTVECALKHVSDWLDEKNKSAKCEGDVEAKEEAAEGTAKDQGGRTLCGVMRIGLVAKGLLIKDDMDLELVLMCKEKPTKTLLSIVKDNLPAQIQKLTEEKYLVEEHVNEAAIVIHNTKEPKLTLKVILTSPLIRDEAEKKEGVDNVAMKDPPDLLDRQKCLEALASLRHAKWFQARANGLKSCVIVLRILRDLCNRVPTWAPLKGWPLELICEKSIGTCNRPLGAGEALRRVMECLASGILLPGGPGLYDPCEREPTDALSYMTVQQKEAITHSAQHALRLSAFGQIYKVLEMDPLPSNKSFQKYSWSVTDKEGTGSSALKRPFEDSVGDDKDPNKKMKRNLRKILDSKAIDLMNALMRLNQIRPGLQYKLLSQSGPVHAPVFTMSVDVDGTTYEASGPSKKTAKLHVAVKVLQAMGYPTGFDADVECVSSDEKSDTEGKNETTSSISSNNNTGNSTADTSSTLEVRTQGPILTASGKNPVMELNEKRRGLKYELISETGGSHDKRFVMEVEVDGQKFRGAGPNKKVAKASAALAALEKLFSGPNAANNKKKKILPQTKGVVNTAVSAAVQAVRGRGRGALTRGAFVGAAAATGYITPGYGAPYGYSTAAPAYGLPKRMVLLPVMKFPTYPVPHYSFF; encoded by the exons AGATCGATCCGATCTTTTGCTAACGATGACCGCCACGTAATGGTGAAACATTCAACCATTTACCCATCTCCAGAGGAGCTTGAAGCTGTCCAGAACATGGTGTCAACAGTAGAATGTGCCCTTAAGCATGTCTCTGACTGGCTGGATGAAAAGAACAAGTCTGCAAAGTGTGAAGGTGATGTGGAAGCCaaggaggaagctgcagaaggcACTGCCAA GGATCAAGGTGGTCGGACGTTATGTGGCGTTATGAGAATTGGCTTGGTTGCAAAGGGCTTGCTGATCAAAGATGATATGGATCTGGAGCTGGTTCTCATGTgcaaagaaaaacccacaaagaccTTGTTAAGTATCGTTAAAGACAATCTCCCAGCTCAAATTCAG AAACTTACAGAAGAGAAGTATCTGGTGGAGGAGCATGTAAATGAGGCAGCTATTGTTATCCATAACACAAAGGAGCCCAAGCTCACTTTGAAGGTGATACTCACATCCCCTCTCATCCGAGATGAAgcagagaagaaggaaggag TAGATAATGTTGCGATGAAAGATCCTCCGGACTTATTGGACAGGCAGAAATGCCTGGAGGCCTTGGCGTCTCTGCGGCACGCCAAATGGTTTCAG gcCAGGGCAAATGGACTAAAATCATGTGTAATTGTCCTTCGTATTCTGCGGGATTTGTGCAACAGAGTCCCCACATGGGCACCGCTGAAAGGCTGG CCACTCGAGCTTATATGTGAAAAATCTATAGGTACTTGTAATAGACCTTTGGGTGCTGGGGAAGCCTTGCGACGAGTGATGGAGTGTTTGGCGTCTGGAATTCTGCTTCCTG ggGGCCCGGGGCTGTACGACCCCTGCGAGCGTGAGCCCACGGATGCTTTGTCTTACATGACAGTTCAGCAAAAAGAAGCCATCACACACAGTGCTCAG CATGCACTCAGATTATCAGCCTTTGGGCAGATCTATAAAGTTTTGGAAATGGATCCCCTCCCATCAAATAAgtcatttcagaaatattcctgGTCAGTAACTGATAAAGAAG GTACAGGCTCATCTGCTCTGAAGAGACCATTTGAAGACAGTGTTGGAGATGATAAAGATCCAAATAAAAAGATGAAGCGTAATCTGAGGAAAA TACTAGATAGTAAAGCAATAGATCTCATGAATGCTCTGATGAGGCTGAACCAAATCAGGCCAGGGCTTCAGTATAAGCTGCTGTCACAGTCTGGTCCAGTCCATGCCCCAGTCTTCACAATGTCTGTAGATGTTGATGGTACGACTTATGAAGCATCAGGACCTTCTAAGAAAACAGCCAAGCTCCATGTGGCAGTGAAG GTTTTACAAGCGATGGGGTATCCAACAGGTTTTGATGCAGATGTGGAGTGTGTAAGTTCTGATGAAAAATCAGATACTGAAggtaaaaatgaaacaacatcTTCAATCTCAAGCAATAATAATACTGGAAATTCCACAGCTGACACCTCTTCTACCCTAGAG GTAAGAACTCAGGGTCCCATTCTCACAGCAAGTGGCAAAAACCCAGTGATGGAACTCAATGAAAAGAGAAGAGGTCTGAAGTACGAGCTCATTTCCGAGACAGGGGGAAGCCACGACAAGCGCTTTGTCATGGAG GTAGAAGTAGATGGGCAGAAGTTCAGAGGTGCAGGCCCAAACAAGAAAGTAGCAAAAGCAAGTGCTGCATTAGCAGCActtgaaaaactgttttctggGCCTAATGCAGcaaataacaagaaaaagaagattctTCCTCAG ACTAAAGGCGTTGTCAATacagctgtttctgcagcagTCCAAGCTGTTCGAGGCAGAGGACGAGGTGCTTTAACGCGAGGGGCATTTGTTGGGGCAGCTGCCGCTACTGGATACATAACACCAG GCTATGGAGCACCATACGGatacagcacagcagcaccagcctaCG GTTTACCCAAGAGAATGGTTCTGTTACCAGTTATGAAATTCCCAACTTACCCCGTTCCCCACTACTCATTCTTTTAG